CATGTTTGCCTGGGGGTATGGCTCGAGCCTGTAGTCTCTCGCTCATACTATTCCCCCGGGCGTCAGCACTTTACAAAATCAGAAATATAAAATCACCCAATCCGAAAATGATTCCAACGGATTGGGTGATTTATTTTAAGTTGGGATTTATGTATCAAATTCTTCACTACTAATCTTAGTATATTTAAATGTGATAACCTAAATAACATGAACCTATTGATAGTATGATCGTTAATAATATGTAGATCGTCATTTTTTTATATGATTTTAATAAATATTGTTCGTAGACTTCTAAAAAGTGTGTGGAAAATGTCGTGAATCCTCCACAAAATCCTATCGCTATAATTGCGTAACTATATGAGTCAGAGTTTAAATGTTGTGCAGCAAAACCAATGATTAAACTACCAATTATATTTACAACTAAAGTTGCTATTGGAAAAGAAATAGTATAAACTTTTGTGAAAATATCATTAACTAACTGTCTACAAACTGCGCCAATACCTGAACTCATCATAATAAATAGTAAAGTCATGAATGAATTGTTCCTTTCTTATAGCCTATTGCTATAAAGATAAATCCAAATATCATACTCAATATCAAATATAAGATCGCTATGATAATATGACCATTTTTTAATAGGACAACTGTTTCTAAACTAAGAGATGAATATGTAGTAAAAGCACCGATGAAACCTGTTGTTATCATTTTTTTAATATTTGGATGTGTTTTAAAGTA
This portion of the Mammaliicoccus vitulinus genome encodes:
- a CDS encoding fluoride efflux transporter FluC, which encodes MTLLFIMMSSGIGAVCRQLVNDIFTKVYTISFPIATLVVNIIGSLIIGFAAQHLNSDSYSYAIIAIGFCGGFTTFSTHFLEVYEQYLLKSYKKMTIYILLTIILSIGSCYLGYHI
- the crcB gene encoding fluoride efflux transporter CrcB codes for the protein MVYLAIFIGGAFGGGLRYLTSVMIHNTTFPLSTIIINVLGALLMGVMTSYFISYFKTHPNIKKMITTGFIGAFTTYSSLSLETVVLLKNGHIIIAILYLILSMIFGFIFIAIGYKKGTIHS